In the genome of Paenibacillus sp. FSL R5-0766, one region contains:
- the infC gene encoding translation initiation factor IF-3: MIKNEKIKAAEVQLTGLNGEDLGVMSTQEALLLAKQHKVDLVCLSLMTSPPPCKLIGAGAAKAEAQQAKKKASKSPDKRKVKEIRLNLAMEDHDRDTKQSQAERILKKGDSVKLVIQVHGAKEGVAGKEWAEQLSKSLAEFGSKTTGVQVSGKQVVVQLDPNT, translated from the coding sequence ATGATCAAAAATGAAAAGATCAAAGCAGCTGAAGTGCAGTTGACCGGCCTGAATGGTGAAGATCTGGGTGTGATGTCCACGCAGGAAGCACTTCTACTTGCGAAGCAGCATAAAGTGGATCTGGTGTGCTTGTCCTTGATGACGAGTCCGCCACCGTGCAAGCTGATTGGAGCTGGAGCGGCCAAAGCGGAAGCGCAGCAGGCGAAGAAAAAAGCGAGTAAATCCCCCGATAAACGTAAAGTAAAGGAAATTCGCTTGAACCTTGCAATGGAAGATCATGACCGGGATACGAAGCAATCTCAAGCGGAGCGCATTCTGAAGAAGGGTGATTCGGTAAAACTCGTCATCCAGGTGCATGGAGCCAAAGAAGGAGTTGCAGGTAAGGAGTGGGCTGAGCAACTGAGCAAATCGCTGGCTGAATTCGGTAGCAAAACGACAGGTGTTCAGGTAAGTGGTAAACAGGTTGTTGTGCAACTGGACCCGAATACGTAA
- a CDS encoding protein-glutamine gamma-glutamyltransferase: MIIVANQPAQLNRSEWSDFEWYWLQQLQNRPTRYVYQSMDHLRFEWDLRGSLVDAAKGLDRSGVSFASFEKSRCNPAYWNRNAEGGFELRSNVSPADGIRDIWRNGQLYAFECATATVIVLYGGVLGSIREDAFNSLFRNLLLFDWHYDSDLRLTEKNGSETALPGDVLYFKNPDVSPETPEWQGENTFMLRENLYYGHGIGIASGEEIIRTLNQFRVPGSRVSAYLMDMVIYPDFFYLSRFAKNSQNNIAAGSTPVLPGQLYVRLGGSRYLRS, translated from the coding sequence ATGATCATTGTTGCTAATCAACCCGCCCAGCTGAACCGCTCGGAATGGTCTGATTTTGAATGGTATTGGTTACAGCAACTACAGAATCGTCCTACAAGGTATGTGTACCAATCCATGGATCATCTTCGTTTTGAGTGGGACCTGAGGGGCTCTCTCGTGGATGCAGCGAAGGGATTGGATCGAAGTGGTGTGAGTTTTGCATCCTTTGAAAAATCCAGATGTAACCCTGCCTACTGGAATCGTAATGCGGAAGGTGGGTTCGAACTAAGATCAAACGTGTCCCCCGCCGACGGTATCCGGGATATCTGGAGGAATGGACAGTTATATGCCTTTGAATGTGCAACAGCTACCGTTATTGTGCTGTATGGTGGCGTGCTGGGGAGCATTCGCGAAGACGCCTTTAATTCCCTGTTTCGAAATCTGTTGCTCTTTGACTGGCATTATGACAGTGACCTGCGATTAACTGAAAAAAACGGTAGTGAAACCGCCCTGCCAGGAGATGTGCTGTATTTCAAAAATCCGGATGTTTCTCCGGAAACCCCCGAGTGGCAGGGAGAGAATACGTTCATGTTGCGCGAGAACTTGTATTATGGTCATGGCATTGGTATTGCAAGTGGCGAAGAGATTATACGAACCCTGAATCAGTTCCGCGTTCCAGGTAGCCGGGTCTCCGCCTACTTAATGGATATGGTGATCTATCCGGACTTCTTTTATTTATCCCGATTCGCCAAAAACAGCCAGAATAATATTGCCGCTGGCTCTACGCCTGTATTACCCGGACAGTTATATGTACGACTTGGTGGCAGCCGTTATTTACGCAGCTGA
- a CDS encoding PAS domain S-box protein, whose product MSKSITESRYLFEQLYTHAPIGIAVASHVNGRWLQLNPAFCEMLAYSEDELIDTSVIHMIYEEDLHMEEFRSKFWEMTHETSPMYETEVRLKRKDGSLLWATIRACIVRDETNGEPLYLLVQAADITKQKDAEEILIVQRKQLEESSRISRLLAESSLDLIAIHDVDSSRTFKYVSNACKSMLGYELEEVIGKPGTFVIYPEDVPLVEAYVEEQRKGLAPKRLNYRLLHKDGSTVWADTITHYVYDDSGELMEMVAVTRDITASQQQQLSMQEYRSLFDCNPLGVASLDLEGNLLKANMGQEQLTGHTKEELLSRPFDHLIDPVDLEKTRYHFEETVKGNAQSYEIGLIHKNGQRIETNVINVPIILKDKVVGVYGITSDITESKRYVEEIENLSYERALILNGMSEGVIGLDLEGNLNFANPAAAEIMNFCPSELNGKPLEQMMIQMQSDGIPYPSKDTPILQAVREGRGLPRTESVFWRQDGSSFLAEFQLKPIMDQGRTRGAVLVFRDMTSVKDIIRAKEAAEHADRAKSEFLAIMSHELRTPLNGIMGMAHLLMETELDDEQKGFAEIMIDSGESLLYILNEILDFSKIEAGKMDLERAPVDIKAMLGGVIELFALKASEKNIELYCEVSDHIPERIRGDETRIRQILINLVGNAVKFTEQGRIKVSVGADFSDEHGQDNLMLTFKVRDTGIGIPIEKQHQLFQSFSQLDPAINRKFGGTGLGLAISKKLVELMGGAIGVQSEIGEGAEFQFTLVVERWLEESNDPIEITANDELQLDRASLAHDIKILIAEDQAVNSHLLEEMLRKFGGVCDIVENGAQAVDSLNKIQYDLVFMDIQMPVMDGIEATCHIRQSHPEIPVIAAITAFAGAGDREKCLKCGMQDFISKPFHSTEISRVLNTWVPYIRSQRIT is encoded by the coding sequence ATGTCGAAATCCATTACAGAGAGCCGATATCTGTTCGAACAATTGTATACGCACGCACCAATCGGCATTGCTGTCGCATCTCATGTAAATGGACGGTGGTTGCAGCTTAATCCTGCATTTTGCGAGATGCTTGCATACAGTGAAGATGAACTGATCGATACTTCGGTCATACATATGATCTACGAAGAAGATCTGCATATGGAGGAATTCCGCAGCAAGTTCTGGGAAATGACCCATGAAACAAGTCCGATGTACGAGACGGAGGTTCGTCTGAAACGAAAGGACGGTTCGTTATTATGGGCAACCATTAGAGCTTGTATTGTTAGGGATGAAACGAATGGTGAGCCCTTGTATTTGCTGGTACAAGCTGCTGATATTACGAAACAAAAAGATGCAGAGGAAATCCTCATTGTGCAACGTAAACAATTGGAAGAGAGCAGTCGCATCTCTCGGCTGCTGGCGGAGTCTTCACTAGACCTGATTGCAATACATGATGTCGATTCAAGTCGTACATTTAAATATGTATCAAATGCATGTAAAAGCATGTTGGGCTATGAGTTGGAAGAAGTCATAGGTAAGCCGGGAACATTTGTTATCTATCCGGAGGATGTGCCTTTGGTTGAAGCGTACGTAGAAGAGCAGAGAAAGGGTCTGGCTCCCAAACGGCTCAATTATCGACTGTTACATAAGGATGGATCTACGGTATGGGCAGATACGATTACGCACTATGTATATGACGATTCAGGTGAATTAATGGAGATGGTCGCCGTAACCCGGGATATCACAGCCAGCCAGCAACAACAGTTAAGCATGCAGGAGTACAGATCGTTATTTGACTGTAATCCCCTAGGTGTGGCTTCTCTTGATCTGGAAGGCAATCTGCTGAAAGCCAATATGGGTCAGGAACAGTTGACAGGACACACCAAGGAGGAGCTGCTGAGTCGGCCTTTTGATCACCTCATTGATCCTGTGGATCTGGAGAAGACTCGATATCATTTTGAGGAAACGGTGAAGGGCAATGCACAGAGTTACGAGATAGGCTTAATTCACAAAAATGGGCAGAGAATTGAAACAAATGTGATTAATGTTCCTATTATACTTAAGGACAAAGTTGTTGGGGTCTACGGGATTACGAGTGACATTACTGAGTCCAAACGTTACGTCGAGGAAATCGAGAATCTTAGTTATGAACGGGCATTGATTTTGAATGGCATGTCTGAGGGGGTTATTGGACTGGACCTGGAAGGGAATCTGAACTTTGCCAATCCGGCCGCTGCGGAGATCATGAACTTCTGTCCAAGTGAATTGAATGGCAAACCATTAGAGCAGATGATGATCCAAATGCAGAGCGATGGCATCCCCTACCCATCCAAGGATACACCTATTCTACAGGCAGTTCGTGAGGGACGAGGTCTGCCGCGTACCGAATCGGTATTCTGGAGACAGGATGGGTCCAGTTTCCTGGCGGAGTTCCAATTGAAGCCGATTATGGATCAGGGTAGAACCCGCGGAGCAGTGTTGGTCTTCCGTGATATGACATCTGTTAAGGACATCATACGTGCCAAGGAAGCAGCAGAGCATGCAGACCGAGCCAAGTCCGAGTTTCTCGCCATCATGAGTCATGAGCTTCGTACGCCATTAAACGGCATCATGGGCATGGCCCATCTGTTAATGGAAACCGAACTGGATGATGAACAGAAAGGTTTTGCGGAAATCATGATTGATAGCGGCGAATCCCTTTTGTACATTTTGAACGAAATTTTGGATTTCAGCAAAATCGAAGCAGGCAAAATGGACCTTGAGCGCGCACCTGTAGATATTAAGGCGATGCTTGGCGGAGTGATCGAGCTGTTTGCACTGAAGGCATCAGAGAAAAATATTGAACTCTATTGTGAAGTGTCGGATCACATTCCTGAACGCATTCGAGGGGATGAGACACGAATCCGGCAGATTTTGATTAATCTGGTGGGTAATGCCGTTAAATTCACAGAGCAGGGCCGCATTAAGGTGAGCGTAGGTGCTGATTTCTCAGATGAGCATGGTCAGGATAACCTGATGTTGACCTTTAAGGTGAGAGATACGGGGATCGGCATTCCAATAGAAAAGCAACATCAGTTGTTCCAATCCTTCTCACAGCTTGATCCAGCCATCAATCGTAAGTTTGGCGGGACAGGTCTGGGCCTTGCGATCAGCAAAAAACTGGTTGAGTTAATGGGCGGAGCGATTGGCGTACAGAGTGAGATCGGTGAGGGGGCAGAATTCCAGTTCACCCTCGTAGTGGAGCGGTGGTTAGAGGAAAGTAATGACCCGATTGAAATCACCGCAAATGATGAACTGCAATTGGATCGAGCGAGTCTTGCCCATGACATCAAAATTTTGATTGCTGAGGATCAAGCGGTCAACAGTCATCTGTTGGAGGAGATGCTGCGCAAGTTTGGCGGAGTATGTGATATCGTTGAGAATGGTGCACAGGCCGTCGATTCATTGAACAAGATTCAATATGACCTGGTGTTTATGGATATTCAAATGCCGGTTATGGATGGGATTGAAGCGACCTGCCACATCAGACAGAGCCACCCCGAAATACCGGTTATTGCAGCGATTACAGCTTTTGCAGGCGCCGGTGACCGTGAGAAGTGTCTGAAATGCGGGATGCAGGACTTTATCAGCAAACCGTTTCATTCCACGGAGATTAGCCGCGTACTGAATACATGGGTTCCATATATTCGTTCTCAAAGGATAACATAA